From the Nocardiopsis changdeensis genome, one window contains:
- the pdxH gene encoding pyridoxamine 5'-phosphate oxidase has translation MDRTDPAELRKPYLGAPLRRADLAEHPMTQFHLWFEEAHESGLAEPNAMVLASVEPDGMPRARTVLMKGYDRRGLRFFTNYTSRKGVALEADPRASVVFPWHPIRRQVLVAGRVERLGDAENDRYFASRPRGSRLGAWASERQSQPVADREELDRLYREFETVWPGDTEIPRPAYWGGFRLVPREVEFWQGGADRMHDRFRYLRTGDDTWDVDRLAP, from the coding sequence GTGGACCGTACAGACCCCGCCGAGCTGCGCAAACCCTACCTGGGGGCGCCCCTGCGCCGCGCCGACCTCGCCGAGCACCCCATGACCCAGTTCCACCTGTGGTTCGAGGAGGCCCACGAGTCGGGCCTGGCCGAGCCCAACGCGATGGTGCTGGCCTCCGTGGAGCCCGACGGCATGCCCCGGGCCCGTACGGTGCTGATGAAGGGCTACGACCGCAGGGGCCTGCGCTTCTTCACCAACTACACCTCGCGCAAGGGTGTCGCCCTGGAGGCCGACCCCCGGGCGAGCGTCGTCTTCCCCTGGCACCCCATCCGCCGCCAGGTCCTCGTCGCGGGCCGGGTGGAGCGCCTGGGCGACGCCGAGAACGACCGCTACTTCGCGTCCCGCCCGCGCGGCTCCCGCCTGGGCGCCTGGGCCAGCGAGCGCCAGTCCCAGCCGGTCGCCGACCGCGAGGAGCTGGACCGCCTCTACCGCGAGTTCGAGACGGTCTGGCCGGGCGACACCGAGATCCCCCGCCCCGCCTACTGGGGCGGCTTCCGCCTGGTCCCGCGGGAGGTCGAGTTCTGGCAGGGCGGCGCCGACCGCATGCACGACCGCTTCCGCTACCTGCGCACCGGCGACGACACCTGGGACGTCGACCGCCTCGCCCCCTGA
- a CDS encoding arylamine N-acetyltransferase family protein encodes MDIGAYLERIGHTGPVRADAATLAAVHRAQLGTVPYENLDIQAGLVPSLHPDDLFDKIVRRRRGGYCYELNSLLALVLEDIGLEVTRVRGAVGPRDAEPPEWANHLALLVRADGRLWVADAGLGDGFLEPLPLEPGRYRQGPFTYTVEPGGDGTTWWIGHHGKAAVPGYLLDTEPRSAAYFEPYHRAKATSPESVFVRTLVAQRPFPDGSLTLRGNALTELAPVGKNTVLLPDAAAFAEVLSDRFGLTPDGADTAALFAKASAQTAEHLARG; translated from the coding sequence ATGGACATCGGGGCCTACCTGGAGCGGATCGGCCACACCGGGCCGGTCCGGGCGGACGCGGCCACCCTGGCCGCGGTGCACCGGGCGCAGCTGGGCACCGTGCCCTACGAGAACCTCGACATCCAGGCGGGGCTGGTCCCCTCGCTGCACCCGGACGACCTGTTCGACAAGATCGTCCGCCGCCGGCGCGGCGGCTACTGCTACGAGCTCAACTCCCTGCTGGCCCTGGTGCTGGAGGACATCGGCCTCGAGGTGACCCGGGTGCGCGGCGCCGTCGGCCCGCGCGACGCCGAGCCGCCCGAGTGGGCCAACCACCTGGCCCTGCTCGTACGCGCGGACGGGCGCCTGTGGGTGGCGGACGCGGGGCTCGGCGACGGCTTCCTCGAACCGCTGCCGCTGGAGCCGGGCCGGTACCGGCAGGGGCCGTTCACGTACACCGTCGAACCCGGGGGAGACGGGACCACCTGGTGGATCGGCCACCACGGGAAGGCCGCGGTGCCCGGCTACCTGCTGGACACCGAGCCGCGGTCGGCCGCCTACTTCGAGCCGTACCACCGGGCCAAGGCGACCTCGCCCGAGTCCGTGTTCGTGCGCACCCTCGTCGCCCAGCGCCCGTTCCCGGACGGCTCCCTCACCCTGCGCGGCAACGCCCTGACCGAACTGGCGCCGGTGGGGAAGAACACGGTCCTGCTCCCCGACGCCGCGGCGTTCGCCGAGGTCCTGTCCGACCGGTTCGGCCTGACCCCGGACGGGGCCGACACCGCGGCGCTGTTCGCGAAGGCGAGCGCGCAGACCGCGGAGCACCTGGCCCGGGGCTGA
- a CDS encoding metal-dependent transcriptional regulator produces MTAHGLIDTTEMYLRTVFELEEEGIVPLRARIAERLHQSGPTVSQTVARMERDGLLRVENDRHLVMTAEGRRLATHVMRKHRLAERLLVDVIGLPWEDVHIEACRWEHVISEAVEERLVTLLNAPSVCPHGNPIPALDELGLDDYSPEPFTDESIVPMVDVASGPETTVTVRRISEQIQSDADIMRTLREAGVQPEREVVLRATDDGVRVLAEDGGGTDLTSAIAGHIFVAKP; encoded by the coding sequence TTGACCGCACACGGGCTGATCGACACCACGGAGATGTACCTCCGGACGGTATTCGAGCTCGAGGAGGAGGGCATCGTCCCCCTCCGGGCACGGATCGCCGAGCGCCTGCACCAGAGCGGCCCCACCGTCAGCCAGACCGTGGCCCGCATGGAGCGCGACGGCCTGCTGCGGGTCGAGAACGACCGGCACCTGGTCATGACCGCCGAGGGCCGCAGGCTGGCCACCCACGTCATGCGCAAGCACCGGCTCGCCGAGCGGCTGCTGGTCGACGTCATCGGGCTGCCCTGGGAGGACGTCCACATCGAGGCCTGCCGCTGGGAGCACGTCATCTCCGAGGCCGTGGAGGAGCGCCTGGTGACGCTGCTCAACGCGCCCTCGGTGTGCCCCCACGGCAACCCGATCCCGGCGCTGGACGAGCTGGGCCTGGACGACTACTCGCCCGAGCCCTTCACCGACGAGTCCATCGTGCCGATGGTCGACGTCGCCTCGGGGCCCGAGACCACCGTCACCGTCCGCCGGATCAGCGAGCAGATCCAGTCCGACGCCGACATCATGCGCACCCTGCGCGAGGCGGGGGTGCAGCCCGAGCGCGAGGTCGTGCTGCGCGCCACCGACGACGGGGTGCGGGTGCTCGCCGAGGACGGCGGGGGCACCGACCTCACGTCGGCGATCGCCGGGCACATCTTCGTCGCCAAGCCGTGA
- a CDS encoding SpoIIE family protein phosphatase, with translation MTRWGEPFREGDALATAAVVDRAQIAIVVIDRFSLLRYWNPFARELFGFVGGRDYVGLSLLDIGIHESDREHASQLARRVLRGEPWEGTFAVLKGDSTWIHVRAQAVPMRNEDGEIDGITLIAREALRSGRVEEQYGLLERIGSRLAGSLEFDSTVRGVAGILVPQFADHCFIDLYEQDRLVRRVSVHAEGWMPPPHTWFDVGDEVRYPERHFVTQALRRLETVVSSDYLFENSPSSRSDMVSRQVGVTSAIAAPLRARGEVLGVLTLALSGLSPRQKNTYGGFDRDLVGAIASRVALAIDNARLFEEERTTALAFQNSLLPSDFPPQDGLTIASRYLPAGPTQAYGHGIQTQVGGDFYDVIPLSAGRVGLVIGDVEGRGPHAAAVMGQLRAALRAFAQADREPADILRELDEWVRRLGRPIDGGTWIPSVSCLYMVYDAWSRELSYANAGHAPPLLITSESVEALELEVNDRMLGTRAKAGAGEDVVYHQAELRLPTGATLLLYTDGLVDRTPVGGARDPERAFRRLTDRVSEVADKDVEQIAEAAVHSVPGELDDDTALLVVRTDSDELALREGWFPSEASTVGEARHLAANTFKEWGMDRDQSELACLLVSEIVTNVVIHATPHPVHREFTDTGVRDSETPFDGTPAFDEFDEDWSDLLDEVAEADEADAQDDDKEFLLRLRKGASRVWVEVFDHDLRLPRIRSAAADDEGGRGLYLVEQLATRWGSRPTPDGKAVWFEMPMHAPVEDGDAEPLA, from the coding sequence ATGACACGGTGGGGTGAGCCCTTCCGCGAAGGCGACGCGCTCGCCACGGCCGCCGTCGTGGACCGCGCGCAGATCGCCATCGTCGTCATCGACCGGTTCAGCCTGCTGCGCTACTGGAACCCCTTCGCACGCGAGCTCTTCGGCTTCGTCGGCGGCCGCGACTACGTCGGACTCTCGCTGCTGGACATCGGCATCCACGAGTCCGACCGCGAACACGCCTCCCAGCTGGCCCGCCGCGTCCTGCGCGGCGAGCCCTGGGAGGGCACGTTCGCGGTCCTCAAGGGCGACTCCACCTGGATCCACGTGCGCGCCCAGGCCGTGCCGATGCGCAACGAGGACGGCGAGATCGACGGCATCACGCTCATCGCCCGCGAGGCGCTGCGCAGCGGCCGGGTCGAGGAGCAGTACGGCCTGCTGGAGCGGATCGGCAGCCGGCTGGCCGGCTCCCTGGAGTTCGACTCCACCGTGCGCGGGGTCGCGGGCATCCTGGTGCCCCAGTTCGCCGACCACTGCTTCATCGACCTCTACGAGCAGGACCGGCTGGTCAGACGGGTCTCGGTGCACGCCGAGGGGTGGATGCCCCCGCCCCACACCTGGTTCGACGTCGGGGACGAGGTCCGCTACCCCGAACGCCACTTCGTGACCCAGGCGCTGCGCCGGCTGGAGACGGTCGTCAGCAGCGACTACCTCTTCGAGAACTCCCCCAGCAGCCGCTCCGACATGGTCTCCCGGCAGGTCGGCGTCACCTCCGCGATCGCCGCCCCGCTGCGCGCCCGCGGCGAGGTCCTGGGAGTGCTCACCCTGGCCCTGTCCGGGCTGTCCCCGCGCCAGAAGAACACCTACGGCGGCTTCGACCGCGACCTCGTGGGCGCCATCGCCTCCCGCGTCGCGCTGGCCATCGACAACGCCCGCCTCTTCGAGGAGGAGCGCACCACCGCCCTGGCCTTCCAGAACAGCCTGCTGCCCAGCGACTTCCCGCCCCAGGACGGGCTCACCATCGCCTCCCGCTACCTGCCCGCCGGGCCCACACAGGCGTACGGCCACGGCATCCAGACCCAGGTGGGCGGCGACTTCTACGACGTCATCCCGCTCTCGGCCGGCCGGGTGGGCCTGGTCATCGGCGACGTCGAGGGCCGCGGCCCGCACGCCGCCGCCGTCATGGGGCAGCTGCGCGCCGCCCTGCGGGCCTTCGCCCAGGCCGACCGCGAACCCGCCGACATCCTGCGCGAGCTCGACGAGTGGGTGCGCCGCCTGGGCCGCCCGATCGACGGCGGCACCTGGATCCCCAGCGTCAGCTGCCTGTACATGGTCTACGACGCCTGGTCGCGCGAGCTCTCCTACGCCAACGCCGGGCACGCGCCCCCGCTGCTGATCACCTCCGAGTCCGTCGAGGCCCTGGAGCTGGAGGTCAACGACCGCATGCTCGGCACCCGGGCCAAGGCCGGCGCGGGCGAGGACGTCGTCTACCACCAGGCGGAGCTGCGGCTGCCCACCGGCGCCACGCTGCTGCTGTACACCGACGGCCTGGTCGACCGGACCCCCGTCGGCGGCGCCCGGGACCCCGAGAGGGCGTTCCGCAGGCTCACCGATCGGGTCTCCGAGGTCGCGGACAAGGACGTGGAGCAGATCGCCGAGGCCGCGGTGCACAGCGTTCCGGGCGAGCTGGACGACGACACCGCGCTGCTGGTCGTGCGCACCGACTCCGACGAACTGGCGCTGCGCGAGGGCTGGTTCCCCTCCGAGGCCTCCACCGTGGGCGAGGCCCGCCACCTGGCGGCCAACACCTTCAAGGAGTGGGGGATGGACCGGGACCAGTCGGAGCTGGCCTGCCTGCTGGTCTCGGAGATCGTCACCAACGTCGTCATCCACGCCACCCCGCACCCGGTGCACCGCGAGTTCACCGACACCGGGGTGCGCGACTCCGAGACGCCGTTCGACGGCACCCCCGCCTTCGACGAGTTCGACGAGGACTGGAGCGACCTGCTGGACGAGGTCGCCGAGGCCGACGAGGCGGACGCCCAGGACGACGACAAGGAGTTCCTGCTCCGCCTGCGCAAGGGCGCCTCCCGGGTGTGGGTGGAGGTCTTCGACCACGACCTGCGCCTGCCGCGCATCCGCAGCGCCGCCGCGGACGACGAGGGCGGCCGGGGCCTGTACCTGGTGGAGCAGCTGGCGACCCGCTGGGGATCGCGGCCGACCCCGGACGGCAAGGCGGTCTGGTTCGAGATGCCCATGCACGCGCCGGTGGAGGACGGGGACGCCGAACCCCTCGCCTGA
- a CDS encoding ABC transporter substrate-binding protein, whose amino-acid sequence MTSRHLPALGAVAAGAVLLATACTPADEADPGSGGGAAVECTPDGLPTLTEGVLTIGTDSPAYPPWFVDDDPSNGEGFESAVAYAVALELGYSAEDVTWTTVAFNSAIQPGPKEFDFDINQFSITEERARAVDFSSPYYDVRQVVVALAGSEAAEAESTDDLAGLAIGAQVGTTSYDTLVEAVDPRTEPLVYNNNDDAKQALENGQVDAVVFDLPTAFYITSAELEDAVIVGQLPRTEEAAEQFGLVLDLDSPLTDCVSGALDSLRERGVLAELEQEWLAEAADAPELA is encoded by the coding sequence ATGACCTCCCGCCACCTGCCCGCGCTCGGCGCCGTCGCCGCCGGTGCCGTCCTGCTGGCCACCGCCTGCACCCCGGCCGACGAGGCCGACCCCGGATCCGGCGGCGGGGCCGCCGTCGAGTGCACCCCCGACGGCCTGCCCACCCTCACCGAGGGAGTGCTCACCATCGGCACCGACAGCCCCGCCTACCCGCCGTGGTTCGTGGACGACGACCCCTCCAACGGGGAGGGCTTCGAGTCGGCCGTCGCCTACGCGGTCGCCCTGGAACTGGGCTACAGCGCCGAGGACGTCACCTGGACGACGGTGGCGTTCAACAGCGCCATCCAGCCCGGCCCCAAGGAATTCGACTTCGACATCAACCAGTTCTCGATCACCGAGGAGCGGGCGCGGGCCGTCGACTTCTCCAGCCCCTACTACGACGTCCGCCAGGTCGTCGTGGCGCTGGCCGGCTCCGAGGCCGCCGAGGCGGAGTCCACCGACGACCTGGCCGGCCTGGCCATCGGCGCGCAGGTCGGCACCACCAGCTACGACACCCTGGTGGAGGCCGTGGACCCGCGGACCGAGCCGCTGGTCTACAACAACAACGACGACGCCAAGCAGGCGCTGGAGAACGGCCAGGTGGACGCGGTCGTCTTCGACCTGCCCACGGCGTTCTACATCACCTCAGCCGAGCTGGAGGACGCCGTCATCGTCGGGCAGCTGCCCCGCACCGAGGAGGCCGCCGAGCAGTTCGGCCTGGTGCTGGACCTGGACTCGCCGCTGACCGACTGCGTCAGCGGGGCCCTGGACTCCCTGCGCGAGCGCGGGGTCCTGGCCGAGCTGGAGCAGGAGTGGCTGGCCGAGGCCGCGGACGCCCCCGAGCTGGCCTGA
- a CDS encoding amino acid ABC transporter permease: MAAHVPAHVPSALEAERAALRRRQSVRSVLVGAVSTAVLGAVLVTVVVGSPGWERVRDTFFDPEVAAEALPAVLTGLWLNVRLLVFCALGALAVGLLAAVLRTLRGPVFFPLRALATAYTYGFRGAPLIIVLYLMAFGVPGLRLENTPSVLVLGGIALVVTYGAYIAEVFRAGIESVHPSQIAAARSLGLTYPQAMRWVVLPQAVRRVSPPLLNDMVALQKDVGLISLAGPIDAIRAAQIATAQTYNFTPYIVAGVLFVLMAVPLVAVTDQVTLRAARRQSAEGAR; this comes from the coding sequence GTGGCGGCACACGTCCCCGCGCACGTTCCCAGTGCCCTGGAAGCGGAGAGGGCCGCGCTGCGCCGCCGCCAGAGCGTTCGCTCGGTGCTGGTCGGCGCGGTCTCCACCGCCGTGCTGGGCGCCGTCCTGGTGACCGTCGTGGTCGGCTCTCCCGGCTGGGAGAGGGTGCGCGACACCTTCTTCGACCCCGAGGTGGCGGCGGAGGCCCTGCCCGCGGTGCTCACCGGGCTGTGGCTCAACGTGCGGCTGCTGGTGTTCTGCGCCCTGGGCGCGCTGGCCGTCGGCCTGCTGGCCGCGGTGCTGCGCACCCTGCGGGGGCCGGTGTTCTTCCCGCTGCGGGCCCTGGCGACCGCCTACACCTACGGCTTCCGCGGCGCCCCGCTGATCATCGTGCTGTACCTGATGGCGTTCGGGGTGCCCGGGCTGCGGCTGGAGAACACCCCGAGCGTGCTGGTGCTCGGCGGGATCGCGCTGGTGGTCACCTACGGCGCCTACATCGCCGAGGTGTTCCGCGCCGGGATCGAGTCGGTGCACCCCAGCCAGATCGCGGCGGCCCGGTCCCTGGGCCTGACCTACCCGCAGGCGATGCGCTGGGTGGTGCTGCCCCAGGCGGTGCGGCGGGTGTCGCCGCCGCTGCTCAACGACATGGTGGCGCTCCAGAAGGACGTGGGCCTCATCTCGCTGGCCGGGCCCATCGACGCGATCCGCGCCGCGCAGATCGCCACCGCGCAGACCTACAACTTCACGCCGTACATCGTCGCCGGGGTGCTGTTCGTGCTCATGGCGGTCCCGCTGGTGGCGGTCACCGACCAGGTGACGCTGCGGGCGGCGCGGCGCCAGTCCGCGGAGGGGGCCCGGTGA